A window of the Lates calcarifer isolate ASB-BC8 linkage group LG18, TLL_Latcal_v3, whole genome shotgun sequence genome harbors these coding sequences:
- the plxnc1 gene encoding plexin-C1 isoform X14, with translation MYLLSNVLSSAKSNNVRLIWLEGKTSKTQTYRSLRGATLSVSEAGGEGNRLLASSVIPGGPSVLWSGVFSVDVGQSNTELLVFDISPDLTGEDDSDPDFCSVCPEKTSVTKPKTLKPKAVLFRQNYMTSVLAVRQKAWMVFFIGTGDGQLIKLAVDKDYHTACPMVLYRANDDRQVFPKILLDPVDHKHVYVPFQNQMKRVPVSKCSMYTNVQECWSAQDPHCVWCGSKSRCTFEDDCTDSDWVSIPDDHQHKIVSYKVEKEPTGQIKLNIQTHLTVGQSTLSRFACQFSASSSELCSRSGPPPLFPQCTCIFSDSRLPAEGLGVSVRIRVGKTHFLEQLTLTICSNIRGPPSSVLCQQCIRAGCGWSKNSCSWANQGVINDSVCQTMESGMNFSRPVISSITPSVVSFYGRNHAVLSGQNLRDVTRVRMTVDTDCTPQESPVWNNTGVNLTFHIPRTDGKGVVKVCALLPDGGCHGNTKITYKSSPSCTKIVPSSSWVSGKREITLMGSHLDFVEGVTHSHAPQRVRPPGSSSYQNLTYDTPAAENSQRTFTSTVFLRVANETLSCSDKITYYPDPEFTGFSPIRIGDDVRITIEKKADKLEMTEAELSVWGDQEGKQYPCIMKSKKTTNEIEHFICEIKNTSKTNFQKIMIKYGEKSVELQLKSSGLLLILLVLLLIPFIIIMVVFVYRRKQNQLTAKMNRLMEDLELDIRNDIRQGFVDLQTEKADLMENVGAIPFLDYKHFASRIFFPKSEHLMMLCIKDIGQDAEKVQLDECCQGLSKLIQDQLFLTSMVHALEEQKSFTIEDKCVLASLLTVALHGNLSYLTEMMEVLLKDLMQQNSNAQPKLLLRRTESTVEKLLTNWMSICLYGFLRESVGQHLFLMVSALAQQIAKGPVDCVTEKALYTLSEDWLLWQAQDFSSLKLKVLFAVGSDGEVSEPLEVNALNCDTVEQVKEKILSTFKAKFGFPYNTPLRDVCIEYEKDGLFVPLQEVDASSEVIGEVTMLNTLKHYKVPDGATIKVLSRKAHPPLSPQGSVKDDENFSGKYFHLIDPDIVEDQRKNPERKKLKLKEVHLTKLLSTKVAVHSFVENLFKSIWGMPHSRAPHAVKYFFNFLDTQADNMKITDPDVLHIWKTNSLPLRFWVNILKNPQFVFDMEKTPHLDGCLSVIAQAFMDSFSLSETQLGKHAPTNKLLYAKDIPKFKQDVKAYYKQIRDQPPITDSEFKAFLQEESKKHENEFNEAAVLRELYKFIQRYFTEIREKLDQNGAPTELTEQLHHLKNLFDGLKSCTWN, from the exons ccAAAGACCCTGAAGCCGAAGGCAGTGCTCTTCAGACAGAACTACATGACCTCTGTGCTGGCAGTGAGGCAGAAGGCCTGGATGGTTTTCTTCATCGGGACAGGAGATGGACAGCTCATTAAG CTTGCTGTAGATAAGGACTATCACACCGCCTGTCCCATGGTGCTCTACAGGGCCAATGATGATCGCCAAGTGTTTCCCAAAATACTTCTGGATCCAGTGGATCATAAACATGTGTATGTGCCATTTCAAAACCAG ATGAAGCGTGTACCTGTGTCAAAGTGCAGCATGTACACAAATGTGCAGGAGTGTTGGTCTGCACAGGATCCACACTGTGTCTGGTGTGGCTCTAAATCAAG GTGCACATTTGAAGATGACTGCACAGATTCAGACTGGGTGTCCATTCCTGATGATCACCAACACAAAATAGTTTCCTACAAAGTTGAAAAGGAGCCAACTGGTCAG ATCAAACTGAACATCCAGACACACCTGACTGTGGGTCAGAGCACACTGTCCAGATTCGCCTGTCAGTTCTCTGCAAGTTCCAGTGAGCTTTGTAGCAGGAGTGGCCCTCCTCCACTGTTCCCACAATGCACCTGCATCTTCTCTGATAGCAGACTTCCTGCTGAAG gTCTGGGTGTCAGTGTAAGAATTAGAGTTGGGAAGACGCACTTTTTGGAACAACTGACGTTAACCATCTGTTCAAACATCAGGGGACCTCCAAGTTCTGTCTT gtGTCAGCAGTGTATCAGGGCTGGATGTGGCTGGAGCAAAAACAGCTGTTCCTGGGCAAATCAAGGAGTGATCAAT GACAGTGTTTGTCAAACGATGGAGTCTGGGATGAACTTTTCT aggcCAGTGATCTCCTCCATCACCCCCAGTGTCGTGTCTTTCTACGGCAGAAACCACGCAGTGTTGTCGGGTCAGAACCTCAGAGATGTGACCAGAGTGAGGATGACTGTGGACACAGACTGCACTCCCCAAGA ATCTCCTGTATGGAACAACACAGGCGTGAATCTCACGTTCCACATTCCCAGGACAGATGGTAAAGGTGTGGTCAAAGTATGTGCTCTCCTCCCAGATggtggttgccatggcaacactaAAATCACCTACAAGTCATCACCATCCTGCACCAAAATTGTCCCAAGCAGCAGCTGGGTCAG TGGGAAGAGGGAGATCACACTCATGGGCTCTCACCTGGACTTTGTGGAGGGGGTCACACACAGCCACGCCCCACAGAGGGTCAGACCTCCAGGAAGCAGCAGCTATCAG AATCTCACCTATgacacacctgcagctgaaaacagtcagaGGACTTTTACCAGCACTGTGTTTCTGAGAGTAGCCAATGAAACCTTGTCCTGCTCTGATAAAATCACCTACTATCCAGACCCTGAGTTTACTGGTTTCAGTCCCATAAGGATAGGGGACGATGTGCGCATCACCATAGAG AAAAAGGCAGACAAACTGGAGATGACAGAAGCAGAGTTGTCAGTGTGGGGCGATCAGGAAGGAAAACAATATCCCTGCATCATGAAGAGCAAAAAAACCACCAACGAAATAGAACATTTTATCTGTGAAATTAAGAACACATCCAAAACTAATTTTCAGAAAATAATG ATAAAATACGGCGAAAAGAGTGTAGAACTGCAACTTAAATCTTCAGGGCTCCTTCTGATACTGCTTGTCCTTCTGCTGATACCCTTCATTATTATCA TGGTGGTGTTTGTCTACCGAAGAAAACAGAACCAGCTCACTGCCAAGATGAACAGGCTCATGGAAGATCTAGAGCTCGACATTAGGAATGACATCAGACAAG GCTTTGTGGatctgcagacagagaaagctGACTTGATGGAAAATGTTGGAGCGATTCCTTTCCTAGACTACAAGCACTTTGCCTCCAGAATCTTTTTTCCTAAG AGTGAACATTTGATGATGTTGTGTATCAAAGACATTGGTCAG GATGCAGAAAAGGTTCAGCTTGATGAGTGTTGCCAGGGCTTGTCCAAGCTGATCCAGGACCAGCTCTTTCTCACATCTATGGTTCACGCTCTGGAGGAGCAGAAGAGCTTCACCATTGAAGACAA gtgtgtaTTGGCATCTCTACTAACAGTAGCACTCCACGGCAACTTGTCGTATCTGACGGAGATGATGGAGGTTCTGCTGAAGGATCTGATGCAGCAAAACAGCAATGCTCAGCCCAAACTGTTGCTCCGACGCACTGAGTCCACAGTGGAGAAACTGCTGACCAACTGGATGTCCATATGCCTTTATGGCTTCCTCCGG GAAAGTGTCGGCCAGCACCTGTTCCTGATGGTGAGCGCTCTCGCGCAGCAGATCGCCAAAGGACCTGTAgactgtgtgacagagaaagctCTGTATACACTCAGTGAGGACTGGCTGCTGTGGCAGGCTCAGGACTTCAGCTccctg aaGCTGAAGGTGCTGTTTGCTGTGGGCAGTGATGGAGAGGTCAGTGAGCCTCTGGAGGTCAACGCCCTCAACTGCGACACTGTAGAGCAGGTCAAAGAGAAGATCCTGTCCACCTTCAAGGCCAAGTTTGGTTTCCCCTACAACACTCCCCTCAGGGACGTTTGTATCG AGTATGAGAAGGATGGCTTGTTTGTCCCTCTTCAGGAAGTAGATGCAAGCTCAGAAGTTATTGGGGAGGTGACAATGCTCAACACACTCAAGCACTACAAA GTTCCTGATGGAGCAACAATCAAAGTGCTTTCTAGGAAAGCTCATCCTCCTCTGAGTCCACAGGGAAGTGTGAAGG ATGATGAGAACTTCTCTGGGAAATACTTCCACCTG ATTGATCCTGATATAGTCGAGGACCAAAGAAAAAacccagagaggaagaaattAAAACTGAAGGAAGTGCACCTCACCAAGCTGCTCTCCACAAAG gTGGCAGTGCATTCATTTGTGGAGAACCTGTTCAAGTCAATCTGGGGGATGCCGCACAGCAGAGCTCCGCACGCTGTCAAATACTTCTTCAACTTCCTGGACACTCAGGCAGACAACATGAAGATCACAGACCCAGATGTCCTACACATCTGGAAGACCAACAG TTTGCCTCTGCGCTTCTGGGTCAACATCCTGAAAAACCCCCAGTTTGTTTTCGACATGGAGAAGACTCCACATTTGGACGGTTGTCTGTCAGTCATCGCTCAGGCCTTCATGGACTCCTTCTCCCTCAGTGAGACCCAGCTGGGAAAG CATGCACCAACCAACAAGCTCCTATATGCCAAAGATATTCCCAAGTTCAAACAGGACGTGAAGGCTTACTACAAGCAGATCAGAGACCAGCCACCAATCACAGACTCTGAATTCAAGGCCTTCCTACAGGAGGAGTCAAAG aaacatgaaaatgaattcaaCGAAGCAGCAGTCCTCAGAGAGCTCTACAAATTCATCCAGAGATACTTCACAGAG ATAAGAGAGAAGCTTGACCAGAACGGAGCCCCTACTGAGCTGACCGAGCAACTGCATCACCTTAAAAACCTGTTTGATGGACTGAAGAGCTGCACCTGGAACTAA
- the plxnc1 gene encoding plexin-C1 isoform X1, which yields MILLPGLLFILWGGAARCLGEDGGFTFDGDLRHFAVTTNTVYIATEEKLYQLNHDLTLVHSLTLRGILKGGNQQPDDVSFYRVSETASWNATFKVNVLLPFVENDTLISCGVIDKECGYCEVLDLKNISNLVHRESIQVGPLRSSNASVAVLVNLKKNPTQDTYILTGVQQHQHNTEQSSCTSNIQTVNLQNTVEKQAGGIFSLNDDQLTPSIRSKGDVEFVDGFQISSTMYLLSNVLSAAKSNNVRLIWLEGKTSKTQTYRSLRGATLSVSEAGGEGNRLLASSVIPGGPSVLWSGLFSVDGGQSNTELLVFDISPDLTGEDDSDPDFCSVCPEKTSVTKPKTLKPKAVLFRQNYMTSVLAVRQKAWMVFFIGTGDGQLIKLAVDKDYHTACPMVLYRANDDRQVFPKILLDPVDHKHVYVPFQNQMKRVPVSKCSMYTNVQECWSAQDPHCVWCGSKSRCTFEDDCTDSDWVSIPDDHQHKIVSYKVEKEPTGQIKLNIQTHLTVGQSTLSRFACQFSASSSELCSRSGPPPLFPQCTCIFSDSRLPAEGLGVSVRIRVGKTHFLEQLTLTICSNIRGPPSSVLCQQCIRAGCGWSKNSCSWANQGVINDSVCQTMESGMNFSRPVISSITPSVVSFYGRNHAVLSGQNLRDVTRVRMTVDTDCTPQESPVWNNTGVNLTFHIPRTDGKGVVKVCALLPDGGCHGNTKITYKSSPSCTKIVPSSSWVSGKREITLMGSHLDFVEGVTHSHAPQRVRPPGSSSYQNLTYDTPAAENSQRTFTSTVFLRVANETLSCSDKITYYPDPEFTGFSPIRIGDDVRITIEKKADKLEMTEAELSVWGDQEGKQYPCIMKSKKTTNEIEHFICEIKNTSKTNFQKIMIKYGEKSVELQLKSSGLLLILLVLLLIPFIIIMVVFVYRRKQNQLTAKMNRLMEDLELDIRNDIRQGFVDLQTEKADLMENVGAIPFLDYKHFASRIFFPKSEHLMMLCIKDIGQDAEKVQLDECCQGLSKLIQDQLFLTSMVHALEEQKSFTIEDKCVLASLLTVALHGNLSYLTEMMEVLLKDLMQQNSNAQPKLLLRRTESTVEKLLTNWMSICLYGFLRESVGQHLFLMVSALAQQIAKGPVDCVTEKALYTLSEDWLLWQAQDFSSLKLKVLFAVGSDGEVSEPLEVNALNCDTVEQVKEKILSTFKAKFGFPYNTPLRDVCIEYEKDGLFVPLQEVDASSEVIGEVTMLNTLKHYKVPDGATIKVLSRKAHPPLSPQGSVKDDENFSGKYFHLIDPDIVEDQRKNPERKKLKLKEVHLTKLLSTKVAVHSFVENLFKSIWGMPHSRAPHAVKYFFNFLDTQADNMKITDPDVLHIWKTNSLPLRFWVNILKNPQFVFDMEKTPHLDGCLSVIAQAFMDSFSLSETQLGKHAPTNKLLYAKDIPKFKQDVKAYYKQIRDQPPITDSEFKAFLQEESKKHENEFNEAAVLRELYKFIQRYFTEIREKLDQNGAPTELTEQLHHLKNLFDGLKSCTWN from the exons ATGATCCTGCTGCCTGGTCTGttatttatcctctggggaggAGCGGCTCGGTGTCTGGGGGAGGATGGAGGCTTCACTTTTGATGGAGATCTCCGCCACTTCGCCGTGACCACAAACACGGTTTACATCGCTACAGAGGAGAAGCTGTACCAGCTGAACCACGACCTGACTCTGGTCCACAGTCTGACCCTGAGAGGAATCTTGAAGGGCGGGAACCAACAGCCGGACGACGTGTCGTTTTACCGGGTTTCTGAGACGGCTTCGTGGAACGCAACTTTCAAAGTCAACGTGTTGTTGCCATTTGTTGAGAACGACACTCTGATCAGCTGCGGGGTGATCGACAAGGAGTGTGGTTACTGCGAGGTTCTGGACCTGAAGAACATCTCTAACCTTGTGCACAGGGAGAGCATCCAGGTGGGACCACTGAGGAGCAGCAACGCGTCCGTCGCGGTCTTGGTGAATCTGAAGAAGAATCCAACACAAGACACTTACATTCTGACCGGGGTAcagcaacatcaacacaacaccGAACAGAGCAGCTGCACCTCTAATATCCAAACTGTCAACCTTCAGAATACGGTTGAAAAACAAGCGGGAGGTATATTTTCTCTAAATGATGATCAACTCACGCCCTCGATCAGAAGTAAAGGTGATGTGGAGTTTGTGGACGGATTTCAGATCAGTTCAACCATGTATCTGCTCTCCAACGTGCTCTCAGCCGCTAAAAGTAACAACGTCCGTCTCATTTGGCTTGAGGGCAAAACCAGCAAGACCCAGACTTACAGGTCTCTGCGGGGTGCgactctcagtgtctctgaagCTGGTGGTGAGGGGAACAGACTCCTGGCCTCCTCGGTGATCCCGGGCGGGCCCTCGGTGCTCTGGAGCGGACTGTTCAGTGTGGACGGAGGACAGAGCAACACCGAGCTGCTGGTGTTTGACATCAGCCCCGATCTCACCGGAGAGGACGATTCAGATCCAGACTTCTGCAGTGTCTGTCCCGAAAAGACAAGTGTTACAAAG ccAAAGACCCTGAAGCCGAAGGCAGTGCTCTTCAGACAGAACTACATGACCTCTGTGCTGGCAGTGAGGCAGAAGGCCTGGATGGTTTTCTTCATCGGGACAGGAGATGGACAGCTCATTAAG CTTGCTGTAGATAAGGACTATCACACCGCCTGTCCCATGGTGCTCTACAGGGCCAATGATGATCGCCAAGTGTTTCCCAAAATACTTCTGGATCCAGTGGATCATAAACATGTGTATGTGCCATTTCAAAACCAG ATGAAGCGTGTACCTGTGTCAAAGTGCAGCATGTACACAAATGTGCAGGAGTGTTGGTCTGCACAGGATCCACACTGTGTCTGGTGTGGCTCTAAATCAAG GTGCACATTTGAAGATGACTGCACAGATTCAGACTGGGTGTCCATTCCTGATGATCACCAACACAAAATAGTTTCCTACAAAGTTGAAAAGGAGCCAACTGGTCAG ATCAAACTGAACATCCAGACACACCTGACTGTGGGTCAGAGCACACTGTCCAGATTCGCCTGTCAGTTCTCTGCAAGTTCCAGTGAGCTTTGTAGCAGGAGTGGCCCTCCTCCACTGTTCCCACAATGCACCTGCATCTTCTCTGATAGCAGACTTCCTGCTGAAG gTCTGGGTGTCAGTGTAAGAATTAGAGTTGGGAAGACGCACTTTTTGGAACAACTGACGTTAACCATCTGTTCAAACATCAGGGGACCTCCAAGTTCTGTCTT gtGTCAGCAGTGTATCAGGGCTGGATGTGGCTGGAGCAAAAACAGCTGTTCCTGGGCAAATCAAGGAGTGATCAAT GACAGTGTTTGTCAAACGATGGAGTCTGGGATGAACTTTTCT aggcCAGTGATCTCCTCCATCACCCCCAGTGTCGTGTCTTTCTACGGCAGAAACCACGCAGTGTTGTCGGGTCAGAACCTCAGAGATGTGACCAGAGTGAGGATGACTGTGGACACAGACTGCACTCCCCAAGA ATCTCCTGTATGGAACAACACAGGCGTGAATCTCACGTTCCACATTCCCAGGACAGATGGTAAAGGTGTGGTCAAAGTATGTGCTCTCCTCCCAGATggtggttgccatggcaacactaAAATCACCTACAAGTCATCACCATCCTGCACCAAAATTGTCCCAAGCAGCAGCTGGGTCAG TGGGAAGAGGGAGATCACACTCATGGGCTCTCACCTGGACTTTGTGGAGGGGGTCACACACAGCCACGCCCCACAGAGGGTCAGACCTCCAGGAAGCAGCAGCTATCAG AATCTCACCTATgacacacctgcagctgaaaacagtcagaGGACTTTTACCAGCACTGTGTTTCTGAGAGTAGCCAATGAAACCTTGTCCTGCTCTGATAAAATCACCTACTATCCAGACCCTGAGTTTACTGGTTTCAGTCCCATAAGGATAGGGGACGATGTGCGCATCACCATAGAG AAAAAGGCAGACAAACTGGAGATGACAGAAGCAGAGTTGTCAGTGTGGGGCGATCAGGAAGGAAAACAATATCCCTGCATCATGAAGAGCAAAAAAACCACCAACGAAATAGAACATTTTATCTGTGAAATTAAGAACACATCCAAAACTAATTTTCAGAAAATAATG ATAAAATACGGCGAAAAGAGTGTAGAACTGCAACTTAAATCTTCAGGGCTCCTTCTGATACTGCTTGTCCTTCTGCTGATACCCTTCATTATTATCA TGGTGGTGTTTGTCTACCGAAGAAAACAGAACCAGCTCACTGCCAAGATGAACAGGCTCATGGAAGATCTAGAGCTCGACATTAGGAATGACATCAGACAAG GCTTTGTGGatctgcagacagagaaagctGACTTGATGGAAAATGTTGGAGCGATTCCTTTCCTAGACTACAAGCACTTTGCCTCCAGAATCTTTTTTCCTAAG AGTGAACATTTGATGATGTTGTGTATCAAAGACATTGGTCAG GATGCAGAAAAGGTTCAGCTTGATGAGTGTTGCCAGGGCTTGTCCAAGCTGATCCAGGACCAGCTCTTTCTCACATCTATGGTTCACGCTCTGGAGGAGCAGAAGAGCTTCACCATTGAAGACAA gtgtgtaTTGGCATCTCTACTAACAGTAGCACTCCACGGCAACTTGTCGTATCTGACGGAGATGATGGAGGTTCTGCTGAAGGATCTGATGCAGCAAAACAGCAATGCTCAGCCCAAACTGTTGCTCCGACGCACTGAGTCCACAGTGGAGAAACTGCTGACCAACTGGATGTCCATATGCCTTTATGGCTTCCTCCGG GAAAGTGTCGGCCAGCACCTGTTCCTGATGGTGAGCGCTCTCGCGCAGCAGATCGCCAAAGGACCTGTAgactgtgtgacagagaaagctCTGTATACACTCAGTGAGGACTGGCTGCTGTGGCAGGCTCAGGACTTCAGCTccctg aaGCTGAAGGTGCTGTTTGCTGTGGGCAGTGATGGAGAGGTCAGTGAGCCTCTGGAGGTCAACGCCCTCAACTGCGACACTGTAGAGCAGGTCAAAGAGAAGATCCTGTCCACCTTCAAGGCCAAGTTTGGTTTCCCCTACAACACTCCCCTCAGGGACGTTTGTATCG AGTATGAGAAGGATGGCTTGTTTGTCCCTCTTCAGGAAGTAGATGCAAGCTCAGAAGTTATTGGGGAGGTGACAATGCTCAACACACTCAAGCACTACAAA GTTCCTGATGGAGCAACAATCAAAGTGCTTTCTAGGAAAGCTCATCCTCCTCTGAGTCCACAGGGAAGTGTGAAGG ATGATGAGAACTTCTCTGGGAAATACTTCCACCTG ATTGATCCTGATATAGTCGAGGACCAAAGAAAAAacccagagaggaagaaattAAAACTGAAGGAAGTGCACCTCACCAAGCTGCTCTCCACAAAG gTGGCAGTGCATTCATTTGTGGAGAACCTGTTCAAGTCAATCTGGGGGATGCCGCACAGCAGAGCTCCGCACGCTGTCAAATACTTCTTCAACTTCCTGGACACTCAGGCAGACAACATGAAGATCACAGACCCAGATGTCCTACACATCTGGAAGACCAACAG TTTGCCTCTGCGCTTCTGGGTCAACATCCTGAAAAACCCCCAGTTTGTTTTCGACATGGAGAAGACTCCACATTTGGACGGTTGTCTGTCAGTCATCGCTCAGGCCTTCATGGACTCCTTCTCCCTCAGTGAGACCCAGCTGGGAAAG CATGCACCAACCAACAAGCTCCTATATGCCAAAGATATTCCCAAGTTCAAACAGGACGTGAAGGCTTACTACAAGCAGATCAGAGACCAGCCACCAATCACAGACTCTGAATTCAAGGCCTTCCTACAGGAGGAGTCAAAG aaacatgaaaatgaattcaaCGAAGCAGCAGTCCTCAGAGAGCTCTACAAATTCATCCAGAGATACTTCACAGAG ATAAGAGAGAAGCTTGACCAGAACGGAGCCCCTACTGAGCTGACCGAGCAACTGCATCACCTTAAAAACCTGTTTGATGGACTGAAGAGCTGCACCTGGAACTAA
- the cep83 gene encoding centrosomal protein of 83 kDa, whose product MTSSALGQSASLVPNLEPGMGKSAAMLGLSAGLGGAEMELQKMLIDERMKCENHRTNYQTLKAEHASLQDEFTRAQGELKRLLSDRQAQQEKLQLLLAELRGELLDKTRELEELRLQVMTPQRLELLRAQVQQEMEAPVRERFNKLEEETEKYRSEYNKLRYEYTFLKSQFDHQREEHAHILEERRIRYEAEISRLEKDREDLVAQYQGSDPLRDGKRVEALLREKAQLHLRLKGLEAEVAELRAQKENSGQQAENVQRIQIRQLSESQAAVKSLEVERQSLRLQLERMESELHQSHEQNSQLTGRLHKAEREVNSLTCQIESLKHSHKLEVASIKLECTRSKGEMERERDTLQGQMEGLQADVEVLKAAVERHKEVLVEKERETIRKVQSAREEEFRKTAALHEEKLELENHLATLEQQRVLQDAAEHAQKEEWEERLRSAQQGEESARKEVQSVRTRLQQQNSQLEELERQKAEISELQQQNQDLGVQLGTLSHSESDLMETNRRLRETLDRVREELRTARGQAEKSQHEAERVLEDRQIEWLEEKHKLQNREAELQHKYSQVKEKLQRAAVAQKKRKTLTENKEKRLQDKIQLLEAKIEELELEAAAAKKRSSFSEEQAQLSRRLKELQRRHNEFRRLLLGGQGPFSTGPAFLTSSPTPFLLLGSEGPLSNIPEEQHQRELSLLRRRLEDLESAQQQQLEELGSLVQRDREPTPQPGL is encoded by the exons ATGACCTCGTCTGCCCTTGGCCAGTCGGCATCCCTGGTTCCAAACCTGGAGCCCGGGATGGGgaagtctgcagccatgctggGGTTGTCTGCTGGGCTTGGGGGAGCAGAGATGGAGCTGCAGAAAATGCTCAtagatgagaggatgaagtgTGAAAACCACAGGACCAACTACCAAACGTTGAAGGCTGAACATGCAAG CCTTCAGGATGAGTTTACGCGGGCGCAGGGTGAACTGAAGCGGCTGCTGAGCGACAGGCAGGCTCAGCAGgagaaactgcagctgctgttggcTGAGCTGCGAGGAGAGCTGCTGGACAAAACcagggagctggaggagctccGACTGCAG GTGATGACCCCTCAGCGGTTGGAGTTGCTCAGAGCTCAGGTGCAGCAGGAGATGGAGGCTCCAGTCAGAGAGAGGTTCAACAAACTCGAGGAg gagacagagaagTACAGATCTGAGTACAACAAGTTGAGGTATGAGTACACCTTCCTCAAGTCCCAGTTTGACCACCAGAGGGAGGAACATGCTCATAtactggaggagaggaggattcGCTATGAGGCAGAG ATCTCTCGTCTGGAGAAGGATAGGGAGGACCTGGTGGCTCAGTACCAGGGCTCAGACCCTCTGCGTGACGGGAAACGAGTGGAAGCTCTGCTGAGGGAGAAAGCCCAGCTCCACCTACGGCTAAAGGGCCTGGAGGCAGAGGTGGCCGAGCTCCGAGCACAGAAGGAAAACTCGGGTCAGCAGGCTGAGAACGTCCAACGTATCCAGATCAGACAGCTGTCAGAGTCTCAGGCTGCAGTGAAGTCACTGGAG GTGGAGCGTCAGTCACTACGTCTGCAGCTGGAGCGGATGGAGAGTGAGCTTCATCAGAGCCACGAGCAGAACAGCCAGCTCACAGGGCGACTGCacaaagctgagagagaggtCAACTCCCTCACCTGCCAG ATTGAAAGCCTGAAGCATTCACATAAACTGGAGGTGGCCAGCATCAAACTGGAGTGTACCCGCTCTAaaggggagatggagagggagagagacactcTGCAGGGGCAGATGGAAG GTCTGCAGGCAGATGTGGAGGTGCTAAAAGCTGCAGTGGAGCGACACAAAGAAGTTCtggtggagaaggagagggagaccATTAGGAAGGTGCAGTCGGCCCGAGAGGAGGAGTTCCGCAAAACTGCAGCTTTGCATGAGGAAAA gtTGGAGTTGGAGAATCATCTTGCCACACTGGAACAGCAGAGGGTGCTGCAGGACGCTGCAGAACACGCCCAGAAGGAAGAGTGGGAGGAGCGTCTCCGCAGTGCCCAGCAAGGCGAGGAGTCAGCCCGCAAAGAAGTGCAGAGCGTGAG AACCAGACTTCAGCAGCAGAACTCACAGCTtgaggagctggagagacagaaagcagagatttctgagctgcagcag CAAAACCAAGATCTTGGTGTCCAGCTGGGGACACTGTCACACTCCGAAAGTGACTTAATGGAGACAAATCGGCGCCTCAGAGAAACACTGGACCGAGtcagggaggagctgaggacGGCAAGAGGCCAGGCAGAGAAGAGCCAACACGAGGCAGAGAG GGTGTTGGAGGACCGTCAGATCGAGTGGTTGGAGGAGAAACACAAGCTGCAGAATCGAGAGGCCGAGCTGCAGCACAAATACTCTCAGGTCAAAGAGAAACTGCAGAGGGCAGCAGTGGCCCAGAAGAAG aGGAAGACGCTGacagagaacaaagagaagagACTGCAGGATAAGATCCAGTTGCTGGAGGCAAAGATAGAGGAACTGGAACTGGAAGCTGCTGCAGCCAAGAA ACGTTCATCATTCTCAGAGGAACAGGCTCAACTCAGCCGACGGTTGAAGGAGCTGCAGCGACGACACAACGAGTTTCGACGCCTCCTGCTGGGCGGACAGGGTCCTTTCAGCACAGGCCCCGCGTTTCTGacctcctcccccacccccttcctcctcttggGGTCTGAGGGGCCATTATCCAACATCCCA gaggagcagcatCAGAGGGAGCTCTCTCTGCTGCGCAGGAGGCTGGAGGATCTGGAGAgtgcccagcagcagcagctggaggaacTGGGGTCTCTGGTGCAGAGGGACCGGGAGCCCACTCCCCAGCCTGGCCTCTGA